The Jiangella sp. DSM 45060 genome contains the following window.
ATGTGGCCGACAACGTCGAACTGGCGTACGCGGTCACCGCGCACCGCGCCCAGGGCGCAACCGTGGACACCGCGCACGCCCTGGTGACCGGGGCGACCATGATGCGCGAGATCCTCTACGTCGCCATGACCCGCGCCCGCTCGGCCAACACCGCCTACGTGGTGACCGACGTCGACGAGGAAGAACGGCACCTGCGCGACGCCGATGATCCCGCCCCGACCGCCCGGTCAGTGCTCACCACGGTGCTGCGCCGCCAGGGCGCGGCGCTCTCGGCACGGGAGACCGCACGCGCCGAGGCCGAGAAGGCGCTGTCGATCGGGCAGCTCGCGGCCGAGTACGACACGCTGCATCGGGCCGCCGTCGCCGACCGGCAGGCCGCGCTGCTGCTGTCGTGCGGAGTGCAGCCTGCCGAGGCCGCCGACTCTGAGCACCTGGTCGCGCTCGCCGCCGCTGTGCACCGCGCCGACGCCCACGGGCTGAAACCGGACACGGTGCTGCCCAAGCTGGCGGCCGCCCAGCCGATTCCGGACGACGCGGACCCGGTGCGTGTACTGGCCGCCCGGGTCGCGCGGTGGACCGACCACGCCATGGAGGCCGCGCCCAGCGTCGTGCGGCGGCAACGTCGGCTGATCGCCGGCCTGGTCCCCGCGGCCGACGGCGTCACCGACCCGCAGATGCAGCGGGCGCTGACCGAGCGGGAGACGCTGCTCGAGGAGCGGGCCGCGACGATCGCCAGGCGGGCGATCAGCGAGCGCGCGCCGTGGCTGCGGTCTCTCGGGGCGGAACCGGTCAACGACGCGGAGCAGGCGCGCTGGCGCCGGTGCGTCGAGATCGTCGCCGCCTACCGCGAACGTCACGACATCACCGATACCGCATCCCCTGTGGGCGACCCCGGCTACAACTGGACACAGCGACACGACTACCGGCAAGCGGCCAGCGCTGTCCAGGCGGCCCAGCAGGCGGCCGGGGTGCTCAGCGAATCGACCGCGCAGCAGCAGGCCGCGCAGCAGTCGCCCCAGCAGCACACCGGTCGGGACCTCTGAACCACCGGGGGGAACGGTCATTCACAGACGTGCGGGAGGGCCGGCCGGGATCTTCCCGGCCGGCCCTCCCGCTCTCAGATCAGATTGACACCGATGCTGCAGGCGGCGCCTGTGGTGACGCCCTCCGGCTCGACGAACCGGAACGGCTTCGTTGCGCCGACGCGGCGGTGGCCGCCGCCGCACAGTAGTCCAACCCGGCCTCGACGGCCGCGGCCACCAGCGGTCCGAGATCGGCCGACCCGTTGTCGAGCGCACGGTTGGCGGCCCAGAACAGGGCGTTGTTGCGGTTGCCCTCGGGGGCGTTGCGGACGTGATCGACCAGGTAGGGCATGCGGCGGTCGGCTGAGGCATGCCCATGGACGGGGGCTGGCGGCGTCGGCGTCGGCGGCTGGAGCAGGTCGCGGGCCGCAGCCCAGCTGAAGGCCTGGACTCGGTCGGGGTCGCGGACTTCGATGGTCTCGTACCGGCGCGGCCCACGGTCGCGGTCGACGATCGACGGCGGGAGCAGGACGTACCCGCCGGCACCTCGATAGTCGATCTTGTGTCGGTACAGGGCGTGGTTGCCTTCGTCGGTGCCGGCGAAGTACAGGTGTAGGCCGCCGCTGGGGGTCTGGACGGCGTGGGACCAGCCCTCCAGCAGCCCCGCCTGCTTGAGGCGACGCAGCGCGGGGTATCCGGATTCGCCGTTCTTCATGTCGACGTCGAGGACGTCCCACAGCGGCGTCCCGGTGGGCATGGCGAGGTTGGCGTTGGGCCAGGTCCGCCACCAGGCTCGGACCTGGCCCAGGTCGGTGGTGGCTTCTTCGAAGCCGTGTTCGGTCAGCGGGTGCTTGGCGCCAGGCCAGCAGGGGAAGACGGGGATTCCGGCGGCCGCGAAGGCCACCGCTTCGTCGCCCATGGTCATGGCGAGACACCTCCTCCGAGGTGGGGTCAGTCGGGTCTGGTCAGCCCAGTCAGCGAGGACAGGTAGGCGTTGAATTCGGCCGCCCAGCCCGAGCGGTCGGGATCGTGGAGCCAGCCCTGCGGCTTGATGGTCCGCTCGCCGGGCGATCCACCGAGGCGGCCCACCCAGTCCTTCAGCCGGATCCGGGTGTTGAAGAACGTCATGTGCCAGTCGGCGGCCGCCGAGGCGGCCTGAGTCTGGTCGTAGGCGACGTCCCAGGCGCCCTTGAGGGCGGACAGTTCCTCGACGAGGGCGCCGTGGCGCCACCAGTCCGCCGGGAGTTCCCGGGAGTCCAGGACGTATCGGTTGCCGAGCCAATGAACCCACTTGGCAAGCTCCACGAGCTTCTTCGCCGTCGTGGTGTCGTCCAGGTCGGCCCACCGGATGGGGCGGGGGATCGTCGACCCGAGCGTGTCCTTCATCAGCGCGTCCAGCTGCTCCGGGGTCAGACCATCGCCGGGGCCGTCAGGGATGTCGGTCATCGTGCTGCACTCCAGTGCTCGCGTGGGTGGTCAGTTCCAGTGACGTCTCCCCCGGGGGTGGGGCGCGTGGCCGCGGCCCACCCCCGGCATTGGTAGACGAACCTGGCTCACACCGCCACGCCGTTGCCCGCCGTGCTGGTGGCCTGCTGAGGCCACCGCGGCCGCGAGTGCGTGTCCGCCGCCGGGGGCGGCGGCGGAGCCGGCACCGTGGCCGGCTGCTCGGCCTCCTGCGACGGAGCATCGACACCCGCGGCACGGTCGGCCTGCCGGGACCGGTCGATCGTGACCGTGACCAGGCGGGGATCCGGTGCCACCAGCCTGGCTACGATCTGGGTACCGGTCCGCTTATCGCCGCCTTGGCTCTCATAGGTGGTGAGCCGCAGCTCACCGGCCACGATGACGGGATCGCCCTTGCGGAAGAGCCGGGCGAACGTCTCGGCCGAGCGGCCGAACACGACGACGTCGTGGAACACCGTCTGCTTGGTGATCCACTGCCCGTCCGGGCCCTGGGCGCGGTCATCGACGGCCAGCCGGAAGTTCAGGCGCGGGTTCGCGCCGGCGACGAGCTTCGGGTCGGTCGCGATCCGCCCGGCCGGACTGGCCGGGAAGGCGTTACTCATGGTGGTCTCCTCCCACCTCGGG
Protein-coding sequences here:
- a CDS encoding bifunctional DNA primase/polymerase, whose amino-acid sequence is MTMGDEAVAFAAAGIPVFPCWPGAKHPLTEHGFEEATTDLGQVRAWWRTWPNANLAMPTGTPLWDVLDVDMKNGESGYPALRRLKQAGLLEGWSHAVQTPSGGLHLYFAGTDEGNHALYRHKIDYRGAGGYVLLPPSIVDRDRGPRRYETIEVRDPDRVQAFSWAAARDLLQPPTPTPPAPVHGHASADRRMPYLVDHVRNAPEGNRNNALFWAANRALDNGSADLGPLVAAAVEAGLDYCAAAATAASAQRSRSGSSSRRASPQAPPAASVSI
- a CDS encoding single-stranded DNA-binding protein, translated to MSNAFPASPAGRIATDPKLVAGANPRLNFRLAVDDRAQGPDGQWITKQTVFHDVVVFGRSAETFARLFRKGDPVIVAGELRLTTYESQGGDKRTGTQIVARLVAPDPRLVTVTIDRSRQADRAAGVDAPSQEAEQPATVPAPPPPPAADTHSRPRWPQQATSTAGNGVAV